One window from the genome of Pseudanabaena yagii GIHE-NHR1 encodes:
- a CDS encoding ferredoxin — protein MDNLPVHTAEPLSTGLEPDISDRSGFEPELGGELRQNAVFVDETVCIGCGHCAHTASGTFFLEQDYGRARVIAQDGDEEDLVQEAIDTCPVDCIAWVSYNDLNKLEEARKNQIIRNLGIIGDGSALRRSINQ, from the coding sequence ATGGATAATTTGCCCGTTCATACAGCAGAACCATTATCTACGGGTTTAGAGCCAGATATTAGTGATCGCTCTGGCTTTGAACCCGAACTGGGTGGTGAGTTGCGACAAAATGCAGTATTTGTCGATGAAACTGTATGTATTGGTTGTGGACATTGCGCCCATACAGCCAGCGGTACTTTCTTTTTGGAACAGGATTATGGACGCGCTAGGGTCATAGCCCAAGATGGCGATGAAGAAGATTTGGTACAGGAAGCGATCGATACTTGCCCAGTGGATTGTATTGCGTGGGTTAGCTACAACGACCTCAACAAACTAGAAGAAGCTAGAAAAAATCAAATTATCAGAAATCTAGGAATCATAGGTGATGGCTCAGCCCTAAGACGCTCCATTAACCAATAA
- the rseP gene encoding RIP metalloprotease RseP, protein MSALPAIAVLAILILVHELGHFMAARVQGIHVNRFSIGFGPVLWKYQGKQTEYALRAIPLGGYVGFPDDDEDSDIPPNDPNLMKNRPIVDRAIVISAGVIANFVFAYLVLLVMTLSVGIGTVDQPGVRITKILEPNAPAAVSGLRSGDIILAANGTKFDTSLTTLDRFQSLIAKNANQTVDLQVMRDGKMLQVPILPDGEAGKGRIGVRLDFTGKPHRRAVHNIGEAIDNATQSFERLVVMTVQGLKQLATNFQNTASQLSGPVAIVAMGSELVKSDAAALFDFTAIISINLAIINILPLPALDGGQLVFLAIEALRGGKPLPEELQNNVMQGGVVILLGLGVVMIFKDSFNLLQQSGLSPL, encoded by the coding sequence ATGTCTGCATTGCCTGCAATTGCCGTACTTGCGATTCTGATATTGGTTCATGAACTCGGACACTTTATGGCTGCCCGTGTACAGGGTATTCATGTAAATCGATTTTCGATTGGGTTTGGACCTGTGCTGTGGAAATATCAGGGCAAGCAAACGGAATATGCGCTGCGGGCAATTCCCCTTGGTGGCTATGTCGGTTTTCCCGATGATGATGAAGATAGCGATATCCCGCCTAATGATCCCAACTTAATGAAAAATCGCCCCATCGTCGATCGCGCGATCGTTATCAGTGCAGGGGTTATCGCTAACTTTGTATTTGCCTATCTAGTTTTATTAGTCATGACCCTGAGCGTTGGTATCGGCACTGTCGATCAACCGGGGGTAAGAATCACGAAAATTCTTGAACCAAATGCACCTGCGGCAGTTTCAGGTTTACGCTCTGGCGATATTATCTTGGCGGCTAACGGTACAAAATTTGACACCAGTTTGACCACCTTGGATCGCTTTCAGTCCTTGATTGCCAAAAATGCCAATCAAACCGTAGATTTGCAGGTAATGCGCGATGGCAAAATGCTGCAAGTACCAATCTTGCCTGATGGTGAAGCTGGTAAAGGCAGAATCGGGGTCAGATTGGACTTTACAGGTAAGCCCCATCGTCGAGCTGTACATAATATTGGCGAAGCAATTGATAATGCAACTCAAAGTTTTGAGCGCTTAGTCGTGATGACTGTTCAAGGTTTAAAACAACTTGCCACCAATTTCCAAAATACGGCTTCGCAGTTGTCAGGACCTGTAGCGATCGTGGCGATGGGTTCAGAATTAGTTAAATCCGACGCGGCAGCATTATTTGATTTCACGGCAATCATTAGTATTAACCTCGCGATTATCAATATTTTGCCCTTGCCTGCTCTCGATGGTGGTCAATTGGTATTTTTAGCGATCGAGGCATTGCGTGGAGGTAAGCCCTTACCCGAAGAGTTACAAAATAATGTGATGCAGGGCGGAGTCGTGATTTTGCTGGGCTTAGGTGTGGTAATGATTTTCAAAGATTCCTTTAATTTGCTGCAACAGAGTGGGTTAAGTCCTTTGTAG
- a CDS encoding J domain-containing protein produces MHLSECYRLLGVPRNATLDDIKVAYRRLARKYHPDVNQNDPTAADKFRLVQEAYKTLKDADKGDLEKELFSKNVATRSQANSAPPPPPKTYSKPPQPHPKIKIEVKQVSNKVDPISSNPELKLKLDMLRRVQDLLKQKKYVVAIAVVEGMSERFPNTPEVIHWQAVTYHRWSSELILNGKLREAEIYLNKALTTDPKNRELAFEVNRDLERIKQLKNKS; encoded by the coding sequence ATGCACCTATCCGAATGCTATCGACTTTTAGGAGTTCCCCGCAATGCAACCTTAGATGATATTAAGGTCGCCTACCGTCGTTTAGCACGTAAGTATCACCCTGACGTTAACCAGAATGATCCTACCGCCGCCGATAAGTTTCGCCTTGTGCAAGAAGCTTACAAAACGCTCAAGGATGCAGATAAGGGAGATTTAGAAAAAGAACTGTTTTCTAAAAATGTCGCTACGCGATCGCAAGCTAACTCTGCCCCACCACCTCCTCCAAAAACTTACAGTAAGCCACCTCAACCCCATCCCAAAATCAAAATTGAGGTGAAGCAGGTTAGCAATAAAGTCGATCCGATTAGTAGCAATCCAGAGTTAAAACTGAAACTGGATATGTTGCGGCGTGTGCAGGATTTGCTGAAGCAAAAAAAATATGTCGTAGCGATCGCTGTTGTAGAAGGAATGAGCGAGAGATTTCCTAATACACCAGAGGTCATCCATTGGCAAGCGGTAACTTACCATCGTTGGAGCAGTGAGTTAATTTTGAATGGGAAGTTACGGGAAGCAGAAATCTATCTCAATAAAGCACTAACAACCGATCCTAAAAATCGAGAATTAGCATTTGAAGTGAATCGTGATTTAGAGAGAATTAAACAACTTAAAAACAAGAGCTAA
- a CDS encoding RNA recognition motif domain-containing protein: MSIYVGNLSYEVTEDDLKAVFAEYGKITRVHLPIDRESGRPRGFAFVEMTAETEEDAAIEALDEAEWMGRSLKVNKAKPRESSDSFGGGRGGFKGGGGRPSGGGGRRY; this comes from the coding sequence ATGTCTATTTATGTTGGTAATCTCTCTTACGAGGTTACAGAAGATGATTTAAAAGCCGTATTTGCAGAATATGGCAAAATCACCCGTGTCCATCTACCTATTGATCGTGAGTCAGGTCGTCCACGCGGTTTTGCTTTTGTGGAAATGACAGCAGAAACCGAAGAAGATGCAGCTATTGAAGCGCTTGATGAAGCAGAATGGATGGGGCGTTCACTCAAAGTGAACAAGGCTAAGCCTCGTGAAAGCTCTGACTCCTTTGGTGGTGGCAGAGGCGGATTTAAGGGCGGCGGTGGTCGTCCTTCTGGTGGCGGCGGTCGTCGTTACTAA
- a CDS encoding DoxX family protein: protein MNNTIRFAASIGRLIVSSDSAPISLTQASLLLLRVVLGTVMIHNGLDKLSDIPSFAEAYVEVIGLPFPIFFAYCAAITELVASPLLALGFLTRPAALGLFTTMLVANYHHILVGGFSIPSIELSSIYAASFAFFAIYGGGKYAIDALIDNMLSKLLSGESTTPQMAKVKISSK, encoded by the coding sequence ATGAATAATACGATTCGCTTTGCTGCTTCCATTGGTCGCCTCATCGTGAGCTCCGACTCTGCGCCTATCTCATTAACCCAAGCTTCATTACTCTTGCTCAGAGTGGTACTTGGCACAGTAATGATCCACAACGGTTTAGATAAACTGTCCGATATTCCTAGTTTCGCAGAAGCCTATGTCGAAGTGATCGGCTTACCATTTCCCATCTTTTTTGCATATTGTGCAGCAATTACGGAATTAGTGGCTTCACCTCTATTAGCTTTAGGTTTTTTGACTAGACCTGCGGCTTTAGGGCTATTTACAACGATGCTGGTGGCAAACTATCACCATATTTTAGTTGGTGGTTTTTCTATCCCATCGATTGAACTATCTTCGATTTATGCAGCATCCTTTGCCTTCTTCGCTATTTACGGTGGTGGCAAATATGCGATCGATGCCTTAATTGACAATATGCTGAGCAAATTACTGTCTGGTGAGTCCACTACCCCACAGATGGCTAAGGTCAAGATTTCCAGCAAATAG
- a CDS encoding transposase, translated as MTQNASRIYNELIKFGSQYSQWSDVRHLGVMAWMMVGMIATGSVNLTKWLSHINTKALIAQSTQRQLSRWLNNPRINPAKLYSPVIKELIAKWKEPEIYLSFDTSQLWEEYSMIRLCVVHQGRALPLCWRVIKHRSSSVEMSSYQDMLKRASKLLPVNVKVVLLADRAFANPELVRYVWELKWQCRIRIKGNFWIYAPKHGWQTVKQLHLRLGEAKLIHNVKVHKTESKRLTDVHIAAAWESGSREYWYILSTEPTTLQTFWEYGLRFDIEENFLDDKSNGFDLESSRLRSAPAISRLCFVIALTTLFLTAQGLAVADSGYRRLVDPHWFRGLVISRLAGTGFTPLSLKTGLSCLSTLLLLILTLTLLLLLVENIFRNYSALSSMLLLSTMLHRLLSVNQVINSLEFRLKKEKRQSKRDTNCLK; from the coding sequence ATGACCCAAAACGCCTCACGTATCTATAATGAACTAATAAAATTCGGGAGTCAATACAGCCAGTGGTCAGATGTGCGCCATTTGGGAGTAATGGCGTGGATGATGGTGGGAATGATCGCCACAGGGAGTGTGAATTTAACGAAGTGGTTAAGCCATATCAACACAAAAGCATTGATCGCCCAAAGCACGCAAAGACAACTATCAAGATGGCTGAACAATCCGCGCATAAATCCAGCTAAGCTATACAGTCCAGTAATCAAAGAGTTAATCGCTAAATGGAAAGAGCCAGAAATATATCTGAGTTTTGATACCAGTCAACTGTGGGAAGAATACAGCATGATCCGATTGTGTGTAGTTCATCAGGGAAGAGCTTTACCGTTATGTTGGCGTGTAATCAAACATCGCAGTAGTAGTGTGGAGATGAGTAGCTATCAAGACATGCTCAAACGCGCATCGAAACTGTTGCCCGTGAATGTCAAAGTAGTTTTATTAGCAGACCGAGCATTTGCTAATCCAGAACTGGTGCGCTATGTGTGGGAATTAAAATGGCAATGTCGGATTCGGATCAAGGGTAATTTCTGGATATATGCCCCCAAGCATGGCTGGCAAACAGTCAAACAATTACATCTTCGTCTTGGTGAAGCTAAGTTGATCCACAATGTTAAAGTTCACAAAACTGAGTCCAAGCGTCTTACCGATGTGCATATTGCGGCGGCTTGGGAATCTGGGAGCCGAGAGTATTGGTATATTCTCAGTACTGAACCTACCACACTCCAAACTTTTTGGGAGTATGGTCTGAGATTCGATATTGAGGAGAATTTCTTGGATGATAAATCTAATGGCTTTGATTTAGAATCTTCGCGTTTACGTTCGGCTCCTGCCATTTCTCGCCTTTGTTTTGTGATAGCACTGACCACCTTGTTTTTAACGGCTCAAGGACTGGCGGTTGCTGATTCTGGCTATCGTCGTTTGGTTGATCCTCATTGGTTTCGTGGCTTAGTTATCTCAAGATTGGCTGGAACTGGATTCACACCGCTATCACTAAAAACTGGGCTTTCTTGCCTTTCTACTCTTTTACTTCTTATCTTGACTCTCACCCTGCTATTGCTTCTCGTCGAAAACATCTTCAGAAATTATTCCGCATTGAGTTCTATGCTTCTACTCTCGACTATGCTTCATAGACTTTTGTCAGTCAATCAGGTAATCAACTCACTGGAGTTTAGACTAAAAAAGGAAAAAAGGCAGAGTAAAAGAGATACAAACTGCCTAAAGTAG
- the typA gene encoding translational GTPase TypA, whose translation MSLPIRNVAIIAHVDHGKTTLVDALLRQSGAFREGEALVECVMDSNDLERERGITILSKNTAVKYKDTLINIVDTPGHADFGGEVERVLGMVEGCLLIVDANEGPMPQTRFVLKKALEKGLRPLVVINKIDREFADPHVAVSKVLDLFLELGADDDQCDFPYLFASGMGGFAKEQLEDESVDMKPLFEAIIHHVSPPVGNPDKPLQLQVTTLDYSEYLGRIVIGKIHNGTITAGQQAALITEDGSIVKGKITKLLGFDGLKRVEMQTSSAGNIVAVAGFATANIGETITCPNEPLALPMIKVDEPTLQMTFCVNDSPFVGQEGKLVTTRQVRDRLLRELETNVALRVTEDPESPDRFAVAGRGELHLGILIETMRREGYEFQVTQPQVIYREINGQKCEPYEALVLDVPEDAVGGCIERLGQRRAEMIDMQMSSTGRSQLEFVVPARGLIGFRGDFMRATRGAGIMNHSFLDYRPAAGEISARRNGVLISFEEGVATEFSLKNAEDRGVFFIKPGTKVYKGMIIGENNRPQDMELNVCKSKQLTNMRAAGADDIVQLQAPIEMSLERALEYIGPDEILEVTPESIRLRKMTKKFAKR comes from the coding sequence ATGTCTCTCCCCATCCGCAACGTCGCCATCATCGCCCACGTCGATCACGGCAAAACCACTCTAGTAGACGCACTTCTCAGACAGTCTGGCGCTTTTCGTGAAGGTGAAGCCCTTGTCGAATGCGTGATGGACTCCAACGACCTAGAGCGTGAACGCGGCATTACCATTCTTTCTAAAAATACTGCTGTTAAATACAAAGATACGCTGATCAACATTGTTGACACCCCCGGACACGCAGACTTTGGTGGCGAAGTTGAGCGCGTACTGGGCATGGTCGAAGGCTGTTTGCTGATCGTTGATGCCAACGAAGGTCCTATGCCCCAAACTCGCTTTGTGTTGAAAAAAGCGTTGGAAAAAGGCTTGCGACCTTTAGTCGTTATTAATAAGATCGATCGCGAATTTGCTGATCCCCACGTTGCTGTCAGCAAGGTTCTGGATCTATTCCTCGAACTAGGTGCAGATGATGACCAGTGCGACTTTCCTTACCTATTTGCTTCAGGCATGGGCGGCTTTGCTAAGGAACAACTCGAAGATGAAAGTGTAGATATGAAGCCTTTGTTTGAGGCAATTATCCATCATGTATCTCCACCTGTGGGGAATCCTGATAAGCCTTTACAATTGCAAGTTACCACCCTTGACTATTCCGAATATCTCGGTCGGATTGTGATCGGCAAAATTCACAACGGCACGATTACTGCGGGACAGCAAGCTGCTCTGATCACTGAAGATGGCTCGATCGTTAAAGGTAAAATCACCAAACTCTTAGGATTTGATGGCTTAAAGCGCGTTGAAATGCAAACCTCATCCGCAGGTAACATTGTGGCGGTTGCAGGTTTTGCGACTGCCAATATTGGCGAAACCATTACCTGTCCTAATGAGCCTCTAGCACTACCAATGATCAAAGTGGACGAACCCACTTTGCAGATGACCTTCTGCGTTAATGACTCGCCCTTTGTTGGTCAAGAAGGCAAATTAGTCACTACCCGTCAAGTACGCGATCGCCTATTGCGCGAACTCGAAACTAACGTAGCGCTGCGTGTCACCGAAGATCCTGAATCTCCTGATCGCTTTGCGGTAGCTGGACGTGGTGAATTGCACTTAGGTATTTTGATCGAAACCATGCGTCGTGAAGGCTATGAGTTCCAAGTAACTCAGCCTCAAGTTATTTACCGCGAAATCAATGGTCAAAAGTGCGAACCCTACGAAGCTCTAGTCCTTGATGTGCCTGAAGATGCCGTCGGTGGATGTATTGAGCGCTTAGGTCAGCGTCGCGCCGAAATGATCGATATGCAAATGTCTAGTACTGGGCGCTCTCAGCTAGAATTCGTCGTTCCTGCACGGGGCTTGATTGGCTTCCGTGGCGATTTCATGCGTGCCACCCGTGGCGCTGGCATCATGAACCACAGCTTCCTCGATTACCGTCCTGCGGCTGGCGAAATTAGCGCCCGTCGGAATGGTGTACTGATCTCCTTTGAAGAAGGCGTGGCAACTGAGTTCTCCTTGAAGAATGCAGAAGATCGTGGTGTGTTCTTCATTAAACCTGGTACGAAGGTGTACAAGGGCATGATTATTGGAGAAAATAATCGTCCTCAGGATATGGAACTAAATGTCTGTAAGAGCAAGCAGCTTACTAACATGCGTGCGGCTGGTGCTGATGACATCGTGCAGTTGCAAGCTCCGATCGAAATGAGCCTCGAACGAGCCTTGGAATATATTGGTCCCGACGAAATTCTCGAGGTCACTCCTGAATCAATTCGTTTACGCAAAATGACCAAGAAATTTGCTAAGCGCTAA
- the cysS gene encoding cysteine--tRNA ligase: MTLRLYNTLSRRKEEFIPLEAGIVKMYVCGVTVYDYCHLGHARAYVVWDMIRRYLATKYQVKFVQNITDIDDKILKRALERETTMQAIANQYIATYDEDMARLNVEKADDYPRATETISEIIDLIQKLIDRDYAYAAGGDVYYAVQKFPSYGKLSGRKLEDMQAGASGRVDEQEEQKRYPFDFALWKAAKPNEPFWESPWGKGRPGWHIECSAMVRSRLGDTIDIHAGGSDLQFPHHENEIAQSEAASNQPLAKYWMHNGFVNIDGEKMSKSLNNFTTIRDLFGYFDPMAIRLFILQAQYRQPIDFTEEAINAATKGWETIRDGMLFAADFGKQLGWASSEVPSRDDVANAIACFEEAMNDDFNTSVAMSHVFELAKKLRAERNSLSHSGKTAASSEVLFQDWQALSYMANILGFVANISDRQVQEDSISEAEIEALIQQRIEAKKAKNYKEGDRIRDELKALGITLVDQKDGTTRWLRA; this comes from the coding sequence ATGACCCTTCGCCTTTACAACACACTCAGCCGTCGCAAAGAAGAATTTATTCCCCTCGAAGCAGGGATTGTGAAAATGTATGTTTGTGGAGTAACGGTCTATGACTATTGCCATTTGGGTCATGCTAGAGCCTATGTAGTTTGGGACATGATTCGGCGCTATTTAGCCACCAAATATCAGGTCAAATTTGTCCAGAATATTACGGATATTGACGACAAGATTTTGAAACGGGCGCTAGAAAGAGAGACGACGATGCAGGCGATCGCCAATCAATATATCGCCACCTACGACGAGGACATGGCTAGGCTAAATGTTGAGAAAGCCGATGACTATCCTCGCGCTACGGAAACAATTTCTGAAATTATTGACCTCATTCAGAAGTTGATCGATCGCGATTATGCCTATGCTGCGGGTGGTGATGTCTATTACGCAGTGCAGAAATTCCCTAGTTATGGAAAGCTATCAGGGCGCAAGCTTGAAGATATGCAGGCAGGGGCAAGCGGTCGCGTCGATGAGCAGGAAGAACAAAAGCGCTATCCCTTTGACTTTGCCTTATGGAAAGCAGCTAAACCGAATGAACCATTTTGGGAATCACCTTGGGGGAAAGGTCGTCCGGGCTGGCATATTGAATGCTCGGCAATGGTGCGATCGCGTTTAGGAGATACCATTGATATTCATGCTGGTGGCTCAGATTTACAGTTCCCTCACCATGAGAATGAAATTGCCCAATCGGAAGCAGCTTCTAATCAGCCTTTGGCTAAATACTGGATGCACAATGGGTTTGTGAATATTGATGGCGAGAAGATGTCCAAATCGCTGAATAATTTCACAACTATTCGCGATTTGTTTGGCTATTTCGATCCGATGGCAATCCGTTTATTTATCCTTCAAGCGCAATATCGCCAACCCATTGACTTTACCGAAGAAGCGATTAATGCCGCTACTAAGGGCTGGGAAACAATTCGCGATGGTATGTTATTTGCAGCAGATTTTGGTAAGCAATTAGGTTGGGCAAGTAGTGAAGTTCCCTCAAGAGATGATGTTGCTAATGCGATCGCTTGTTTTGAAGAAGCGATGAATGATGACTTTAATACTTCTGTGGCGATGTCCCATGTATTTGAACTAGCCAAAAAATTACGTGCTGAGCGTAATTCTCTTTCGCATTCAGGCAAGACTGCTGCGAGTTCAGAAGTTCTCTTTCAAGATTGGCAAGCCCTTAGCTACATGGCCAATATTTTAGGTTTTGTGGCAAATATTAGCGATCGCCAAGTTCAAGAAGATAGTATCAGTGAGGCGGAAATTGAGGCTTTAATTCAGCAAAGGATTGAAGCGAAGAAGGCGAAGAACTATAAAGAAGGCGATCGCATTCGTGATGAGCTAAAAGCTTTAGGGATTACCCTCGTTGATCAAAAGGATGGTACAACTCGCTGGCTTAGAGCATAG